In Prunus dulcis chromosome 1, ALMONDv2, whole genome shotgun sequence, the following are encoded in one genomic region:
- the LOC117621101 gene encoding putative transglycosylase H16_A0665: MVATECTRMPVLVKNTFLKNERTLSRKMVEMVMSLALEKTMLKGQILSCYMSKIYWGHGIYGVESASTFYFGKHPSCLSLGESAMLAGLIPAPELRSPLRDPSRGKTFQARVLKRMVDVGFLDFETALFVVKQYLPLHVTESEAPVVFLPGVGTNSKLRDIWDWETESKIWEACEDMERWALKVRDGASAKRSCSQY, from the exons ATGGTGGCCACAGAATGCACGAGGATGCCTGTG CTGGTGAAAAATACTTTCCTTAAAAATGAACGCACACTCTCAAGAAAAATGGTTGAGATGGTGATGTCACTAGCATTGGAGAAGACAATGTTAAAAGGGCAAATATTGAGCTGCTATATGAGTAAG ATATACTGGGGACATGGAATTTATGGGGTTGAATCAGCATCAACATTCTATTTTGGGAAGCATCCATCTTGTCTAAGTTTGGGGGAGTCTGCAATGCTTGCTGGGCTAATACCTGCCCCAGAACTTCGATCGCCGCTCAGGGATCCTTCCAG AGGAAAAACCTTCCAAGCCAGAGTTTTGAAGAGGATGGTGGACGTAGGCTTTCTTGATTTTGAAACAGCACTTTTTGTCGTGAAACAGTATCTTCCTCTGCATGTTACTGAGTCAGAAGCACCTGTTGTCTTTCTCCCGGGAG TAGGTACAAACTCCAAATTGAGGGACATATGGGACTGGGAAACAGAAAGCAAAATCTGGGAAGCATGTGAGGATATGGAAAGATGGGCCCTCAAGGTCCGGGACGGAGCCTCAGCAAAACGTTCTTGTTCTCAGTATTAA
- the LOC117613942 gene encoding flavonol synthase/flavanone 3-hydroxylase-like, whose amino-acid sequence MEVERVQALAISGLNELPAKFVRPAHEQPENSKALEGVTVPVISLAQPHDVVVKEVAAAATAWGFFLITDHGIPSPLIQQLQKVGHEFFLLPQQEKEAYANDPANGRFDGYGTKMTKNHDEKVEWIDYFFHLTAPPSKVNYEIWPKNPPSYREVNDLYNKEMLRVTDKLLEVLSEGLGLEAKVLKSHVGNEEVELEMKINMYPPCPQPELALGVEPHTDMSALTLLVSNDVPGLQLWEDDNWVAVNYLSNAVFVHIGDQMEVLSNGKYKSVLHRSLVNKERMRMSWAVFVAPPHEAVIGPLPELLDEKNPAKYSTKTYAEYRHRKFNKLPQ is encoded by the exons ATGGAGGTGGAGAGAGTGCAGGCCTTGGCCATCAGCGGGCTGAACGAGCTTCCAGCGAAGTTCGTTCGACCAGCCCATGAGCAGCCCGAGAATAGCAAGGCCCTAGAGGGAGTCACGGTGCCTGTGATCTCCCTCGCTCAGCCTCATGATGTTGTGGTCAAGGAGGTGGCAGCGGCAGCCACTGCATGGGGCTTCTTTCTCATTACCGACCACGGCATACCGTCACCTTTGATCCAGCAGTTGCAGAAGGTAGGGCATGAGTTCTTTTTGCTCCCACAGCAGGAGAAAGAGGCCTATGCAAATGACCCAGCCAATGGGAGGTTTGATGGATATGGGACTAAGATGACCAAGAACCATGACGAGAAGGTCGAGTGGATCGACTATTTTTTCCATCTGACTGCCCCTCCATCTAAGGTCAACTATGAAATCTGGCCTAAGAACCCTCCATCTTACAG GGAAGTGAATGACCTATACAACAAGGAGATGCTAAGAGTAACAGACAAGTTACTGGAGGTGCTTTCAGAGGGTCTAGGGCTGGAAGCAAAGGTTCTGAAATCTCATGTGGGAAATGAAGAAGTAGAATTGgaaatgaaaatcaacatGTACCCTCCATGCCCACAACCCGAACTGGCCCTAGGAGTTGAGCCTCACACTGACATGTCAGCCCTAACCCTGCTAGTCTCCAATGATGTTCCAGGCCTTCAGCTGTGGGAAGATGACAACTGGGTTGCTGTCAATTACTTgtcaaatgcagtttttgtTCACATTGGTGATCAGATGGAGGTCTTGAGCAATGGCAAGTACAAGAGTGTTCTTCACAGAAGCTTGGTGAACAAGGAACGTATGCGCATGTCGTGGGCTGTTTTTGTTGCTCCTCCGCACGAGGCTGTGATTGGGCCTCTGCCGGAGCTTCTGGACGAGAAAAACCCTGCCAAATACTCAACCAAGACATATGCTGAATACCGACACCGGAAATTCAACAAGCTCCCACAATAG
- the LOC117621094 gene encoding G-type lectin S-receptor-like serine/threonine-protein kinase At5g35370 — MGSFLFIPTVFLLFVLLVLVSGGSFSEFIYPNFSASHFQFVDNAGGAFLSSRNGTFKAAIVNPGAEQPNFYVCIIHVASNTVIWTANRNASISASGKMNLTAKGVSISDEDGYPVWSTPSLKSPVSALLLNEMGNLILLDQFNGSLWESFHYPTDTIVIGQHLPIGSFLSSTRSNFSIGDYRLIISDSDAILQWLGQTYWELSMDTNAYTNSNYIVEYMSIDRTGLHLLGRNGTVVVIQVLLSASDLRIAKLESSGQFTVKSLSGTDWKQEFGGPADDCQIPLVCGRIGLCTASTSHTCSCPASFHAGSEDTGGCVPSGSFSLPFSCNSTINGSQLNSPAISYIRLDYGMDYFTNVFSEPVKYGVNLSTCQALCSSDCTCLGIFYENSSGSCYTLKDELGSIFVSNTAKNDLLGYIKALVGSSPSNFSDNKNPSNQSKNFPVAALVLLPFSGFFLLVALGFLLWGRRRQSKKKEIKLGHFGSLSSGDMDAFYIPGLPKRFDYEELEVATDDFKTLIGSGGFGAVYKGVLPDKTVVAVKKIINLGVQGKKDFCSEIAVIGNIHHANLVKLKGFCAQGRQRLLVYEYMNRGSLDRSLFGSGPVLEWQERLDIALGTARGLAYLHSGCEQKIIHCDVKPENILLHDHFQAKISDFGLSKLLTTEQSSLFTTMRGTRGYLAPEWLTNSAISEKTDVYSFGMVLLELVSGRKNTLRLQSHSLNNSSSSGGQSSSSSGSALVYFPLFALEMHEQGRYLELADWRLEGRVTSEEVEKFVRVALCCVHEEPALRPNMNTIVGMLEGGIPLGRPNLQSLNFLSFIGRGFTEASMIEGGTEQIDRVLYPEANASPTTTTMDSRNYFSYVSSQQVSGPR; from the coding sequence ATGGGGTCCTTCTTATTCATCCCTACTGTTTTCTTACTTTTTGTTCTCCTTGTTCTCGTCTCCGGTGGATCTTTCTCAGAGTTCATATACCCGAATTTCTCAGCTTCACACTTTCAATTCGTTGACAACGCCGGCGGTGCCTTCTTGTCCTCTCGAAATGGAACATTTAAAGCTGCTATTGTCAATCCTGGTGCTGAACAACCCAACTTCTACGTGTGCATCATCCATGTGGCATCCAACACCGTCATCTGGACCGCTAATCGTAATGCTTCCATATCAGCTTCTGGTAAGATGAATCTAACGGCTAAAGGTGTTAGCATTTCAGATGAGGATGGTTATCCCGTATGGTCAACTCCATCATTGAAGTCACCAGTTTCTGCATTACTGCTGAATGAAATGGGTAATCTTATCCTTCTTGATCAATTCAATGGTTCCCTTTGGGAAAGTTTTCATTATCCAACCGACACGATTGTGATTGGACAACACTTACCAATTGGGTCATTTCTGTCCAGTACTCGATCAAATTTTTCAATTGGTGATTACAGGCTCATAATAAGTGATTCTGATGCGATACTTCAATGGCTTGGACAGACATATTGGGAATTGTCAATGGATACAAACGCTTATACAAACTCGAATTATATAGTGGAATATATGTCCATTGACAGAACAGGTCTTCATCTGCTTGGTCGTAATGGAACAGTGGTCGTGATTCAGGTACTCTTGTCAGCTTCTGACTTGCGAATTGCCAAGTTGGAGTCCTCTGGCCAATTTACTGTCAAAAGTTTATCTGGTACTGACTGGAAGCAAGAATTTGGTGGGCCAGCTGATGATTGTCAAATTCCATTAGTTTGTGGCAGAATTGGTTTGTGTACTGCATCCACCAGCCATACTTGTTCATGCCCCGCAAGCTTCCATGCAGGTTCAGAAGATACTGGCGGTTGTGTGCCAAgtggttctttttctttgccgTTTTCATGCAACTCAACCATTAATGGTAGTCAGTTGAATTCACCAGCCATTTCATATATCAGGCTTGACTACGGTATGGATTATTTTACCAATGTTTTCTCCGAGCCTGTAAAATATGGTGTTAATTTGTCAACCTGTCAAGCTCTCTGCTCAAGTGACTGCACTTGCTTgggaattttttatgaaaattcatCTGGTTCTTGCTATACACTTAAAGATGAGTTGGGTTCCATTTTTGTGAGTAATACAGCCAAAAATGACCTGTTGGGCTACATCAAGGCTCTTGTTGGATCTTCTCCATCAAACTTCAGTGACAATAAGAATCCCAGCAATCAAAGCAAAAACTTTCCTGTAGCTGCTCTGGTGCTTTTGCCGTTCAGTGGGTTCTTTCTGTTGGTAGCTCTAGGTTTCCTCTTGTGGGGAAGAAGGAGACagtcaaagaaaaaagagataaaattaGGGCATTTTGGTTCACTTTCTTCAGGGGATATGGATGCCTTCTATATCCCAGGTTTACCTAAGAGGTTTGATTATGAAGAACTTGAAGTGGCTACAGATGATTTCAAGACCCTGATTGGGTCAGGTGGGTTTGGTGCTGTGTATAAGGGTGTTCTACCTGATAAAACTgttgtagctgtaaaaaagataataaatttAGGTGTTCAAGGGAAAAAAGATTTCTGCAGTGAGATTGCAGTAATTGGTAATATTCACCATGCCAATTTGGTCAAACTGAAAGGTTTTTGCGCCCAAGGGAGACAACGCCTTTTGGTTTATGAGTATATGAATCGTGGGTCACTTGACCGCAGTCTTTTTGGTAGTGGACCAGTATTAGAATGGCAAGAGAGGCTTGATATAGCACTAGGGACAGCCCGTGGGCTTGCATACCTGCACAGTGGGTGTGAACAGAAGATAATCCATTGTGATGTGAAGCCAGAGAACATTCTCTTACACGACCACTTTCAAGCGAAGATCTCCGATTTTGGCCTTTCAAAGCTTCTAACTACTGAACAGTCTAGTCTATTTACAACTATGAGAGGCACACGTGGCTATCTCGCCCCAGAATGGCTTACTAACTCTGCAATCTCAGAAAAAACTGACGTCTATAGTTTTGGAATGGTACTACTTGAACTTGTGAGTGGAAGGAAAAATACATTACGACTGCAAAGCCATAGCCTGAATAACAGTAGCAGCAGTGGGGGTCAGTCATCATCGTCATCTGGGTCAGCACTTGTTTATTTTCCTCTATTTGCTCTAGAGATGCATGAGCAGGGGAGGTACTTGGAGCTTGCTGACTGGAGATTGGAGGGACGGGTGACAAGTGAAGAGGTGGAGAAATTTGTACGTGTCGCATTGTGTTGCGTTCATGAGGAACCAGCACTTAGGCCAAATATGAATACTATTGTTGGCATGCTGGAAGGTGGGATCCCTTTGGGTCGGCCAAATTTGCAATCATTGAATTTCTTGAGCTTTATTGGGCGTGGATTTACTGAGGCTTCTATGATAGAAGGGGGAACTGAGCAAATTGATCGTGTGTTGTATCCAGAGGCGAATGCTTCTcctacaacaacaacaatggaCTCGCGTAATTACTTCTCTTACGTCTCTTCACAGCAAGTTTCAGGCCCAAGATAG